Genomic segment of Paenibacillus polymyxa:
TTCCCTTTTCATGGAATAGTGAGCTGTCTGGTCAGATGCTTCGTAAATATGCCGTATTAGAAAAAAATGCAGCAGAGTTGCTTGACCAGACAATGGACGCACTCGGTTTAAGCATGCGCGCGTATGATCGAATTCTCAAGCTTTCGCGTACCATTGCAGACTTACATGACTCAGAGAAAATTTTGACTTCACATGTGGCTGAAGCTATTCAATACCGCCATATGGATAGAGCAAATGCCAGTTTTCACGAAAGTTAAAAAGGCGATAAATTAGTAGCTATAACACGATCATTTTTATGAAAGAATTTCCCAAAGGGTATGTACAATAGAAATTGAAAAAAAGGGATAAAAAAAGCTCCAGACAATAAAGATCTGGAGAAGAAAAATAAGATTATGACAATAGTGATTATACTATGAGTATATCAACTTTGTATATACGATTATACATCAGCTCCCATGTTACTTGATGGAAAAAAACAAACAGTCTTTAACGAAGGGATAGCTGAAAGGATAATAGCCCCTCGACAAAAACGGTTGAGGGGCTTGTTGTGAAATTCATTCTAACGAAACTATTGAATCCATGAAGAGAGATGAAGACATCCCCTACATATGCTAAAGAAAATCTAAGTTACAAAACATTCAGTTTCACTTCAATATTACCGCGGGTAGCGCGGGAGTATGGACATTGTTCATGTGCGCCTTCCACCAGTTTTACTGCAGTTTCATGATCGACGCCTTTTACCAGTACGTCGAGACTTACTCCGATTCCGAAGCCGCCGTCTTCCACTTTGCCGAAATGGACCGTAGCTGTTACTTCAGTACCTTCATGCTTAATACGTTGCATGCGAGCAACCATATTTAAGGCACTGTCAAAGCAAGCGGAATAGCCTGCTGCGAACAATTGCTCTGGATTCGTACCTGCCCCGCCTGCGCCGCCCATTTCTTTTGGGGTATCAATATCTAAACGGAGTTCAGGGGAAGAAGACTCGATATAACCGTTACGTCCACCAACCGCTTTTACTGTTGTTTCATACATTTTTTGTTGAATGGTCATCATAATCCAATCACTGCCTCTCGCTCAATTTATATTTTACACAATTTAATTTATCAAAATAATTATTGTTTGTAAAGTATTTTGTGCAATTAGCATGTATTTTATTATATAATGTGCTAAAATAATGACGAAAGTAGGTGATCAGACAGCATGGAAGACAATCCTAATGAAGGTACAGCGTTGAAACTTGATAATCAGTTATGCTTTGCCATATATGCATGCTCCAGAGAGATTACGAAGCTATACCAGCCTTATCTGGAAAAGCTCGGTGTGACGTACTCGCAATATTTGGTACTTATCGTGCTCTGGGAGCGTGAAGAGTGTACAGTGAAGGAATTGGGTGAGGCACTATATTTGGACTCCGGCACACTAACTCCGCTATTGAAGAGATTGCAGAACGCCGGGCTTATCGATCGAAAGCGTTCCACTCAGGATGAGCGTAAGGTGCTGATTTCTTTGACGACAGAGGGAAGCGCATTACGGGAAAAAGCTCTGTCCGTACCAGGATGCATCCAGGAAAAAACAAGTATGACTCATGATCAATTTGGGTCGCTTCTGCTCCAGTTCAATGATCTGCTTGATCGTGTTCATCAAGCTAATGTACAAATTGAAAAATCATAAGGTGTTTTCAGTTGCTCTTGCGAATCTTATGGCATGAGTTGTTCTCAGCTGAAAGAAAAAATACCTAATAATATTTGAAGAATTAAAGTGCCTCTTAATGTGGATTAGGTAATCCCATGTTGTAGAGGTGCTTTTTTTTGTGTGAATTTGTATTAAGAGAAATATCCAATAATATCCAAACATTCGATTTTGGGAATGATAATGATATCAAAATACTGTAATTCATGAGGTTAAATTATAAGGAAAGCGTTTTAAAAACATGTTACAATGATGTAGGTTTAGTATAGATTTCCTTGTGAACCGCCCTTGTTGCAGTCATGTTGATAGGAGGATTCCAGAATGAATATCCATGAATATCAGGGTAAAGAAGTATTGAAGCAGTACGGAGTGGCTGTACCGAACGGTAAGGTTGCCTATACGGTGGAGGAAGCCGTTGCTGCGGCAGAATCGCTTGGAAGCGCTGTTACGGTGGTAAAGGCACAAATTCATGCTGGTGGACGCGGTAAAGCGGGTGGCGTGAAAGTTGCCAAAGGTCTGGATGAGGTGCGGACTTTTGCTTCTGAAATTTTGGGTAAGGTGCTGGTGACGCATCAGACCGGACCTGAAGGTAAAGAGGTCAAACGCCTTTTGGTTGAGGAAGGCTGCGATATTCGTAAAGAATATTACGTCGGCGTTGTCGTAGATCGTGCGACTGGACGTATCGTAATGATGGCCTCAGAAGAAGGCGGTACGGAAATCGAAGAGGTGGCTGCAGCCACTCCGGAGAAGATTTTTAAAGCGGTTGTTGATCCAGCGATTGGGCTTCAGGTGTATCAGGCCCGTAAGTTGGCGTATGACATTAATATCCCAAATGAACTGGTAAACAAAGCGGTCAAGTTTATGCTGGCACTATACGAAGCTTTTGTGGACAAGGACTGTTCGATTGCAGAAATCAATCCCTTAGTCGTTACGGGTGATGGGAATGTACTGGCGTTGGATGCCAAACTGAATTTTGATTCTAATGCGTTGTTCCGTCACAAGGATATTTTGGAATTGCGTGATTTGGATGAAGAGGACGAGAAGGAAATTGAGGCATCTAAATTCGATCTAAGCTATATCGCTCTGGACGGAAATATTGGCTGTATGGTCAATGGTGCGGGCTTGGCGATGGCAACCATGGATATTATCAAATATTACGGTGGCGATCCGGCCAACTTCCTGGACGTAGGGGGCGGTGCGACGACGGAAAAGGTAACCGAAGCGTTCAAAATCATTTTGTCCGATCCGAAGGTAGAAGGTATTTTCGTGAACATTTTCGGCGGAATTATGCAGTGTGACATCATTGCGAACGGCGTCGTGGAGGCTGCCAAACAGTTGGGGCTGACTCGTCCGCTTGTTGTCCGTCTTGAAGGGACAAATGTTGAGCTCGGCAAACAGATTTTAGCGGAATCCGGTTTGAATATCGTAGCAGCGGATTCCATGGCGGATGGCGCCCAAAAAATCGTCGAACTTGTTCAATAGCCTGTTTGCATTCCGATATGCCGAATAAACGATAGGGGATGTGAAGATCGTGAGTATTTTGGTCGATAAGCATACAAAGGTGATTACACAGGGGATTACGGGAAAAACGGCGTTGTTTCATGCCAAGGGTGCACTTGATTACGGTACACAAATGGTAGGTGGCACCTCTCCAGGTAAGGGGGGGACCGAGGTAGAAATTACACTGGAGAACGGACAACAGGTCAAATTGCCAGTGTTTAACACCGTAAGCGAAGCCAAGGAAGCTACTGGCGCAACAGCGAGCGTGATTTACGTGCCACCGGCTTTTGCAGCAGATTCCATTTTGGAGGCTGTAGATGCGGAACTAGATCTCGTGATTTGTATCACGGAGGGCATTCCGGTGCTTGATATGATCAGGGTCAAACGTTTTATGGAAGGTAAAAAGACCGTTCTGATTGGCCCTAACTGCCCAGGCGTTATTACGCCAGGAGAATGTAAAATCGGTATTATGCCAGGTTACATTCATCTACCAGGTCATGTAGGTGTTGTGTCACGTAGTGGTACTTTGACCTATGAAGCAGTGCATCAGTTAACGACCCGAGGTATAGGACAATCTTCCGCGGTTGGTATTGGCGGTGACCCCGTTAAAGGTTCAGAATTCATTGACATTTTGCAACGTTTCAATGAGGACCCCAACACTCACGCTGTCATTATGATTGGAGAAATTGGGGGTACAGCCGAGGAAGAGGCTGCTGAGTGGATCAGGGACAATATGACGAAGCCAGTAGTTGGTTTTATCGGCGGTGTGACCGCGCCTCCGGGCAAACGGATGGGGCATGCAGGCGCCATTATTTCTGGTGGAAAAGGAACGGCCAAAGAGAAAATTGCCACGCTTGAAGCCTGCGGGATCAAGGTGGCACCGACTCCTTCCGAAATGGGCTCGACACTGGTAAGTGTGCTAGAAGCACGTGGTATTTTGAATTTGTGTACGACACATTAAATCGTGTTTCTTCATTAATATACAGGCCATAAAACTGCATCGAAATTTGCCGCAGGCTAGTGTATAATGAAAGAAAGGTAAGCAACCTTTTTATCTTCTGAAACAGGGGATGAAAAGGTTGCTTTTTTTGCGTTAAGACAGACTTGTCAGGGAAACGCTTGCAAAATGATTCATTGTGCCACAAAATAAGGGAGGGTTCACTCTTCCGTGAATGGGGGAACCATAGTTTGGAAGAAAGATGGCTTTTGTTAGGCTTACATGAGTTAGAGGGAATCGGAAGAAAAACAATTCAGCGTATTCGGTCGAGTGACTATCGATTGCATGAGCTACTGCATTTTAGCGAACAAAAGTGGATTGAGATAGGGTTAAGCCCTGCTCAGGCACGAATTGCGGCTCAGTGTTACGATGAAGAATGGGTGCATGAACGATATCAGCGAGTTCTATCCGGTGATATTGGAACGGTAACTTATGTGGACGAGGATTATCCCCTATTAATGAAGGAAACAGTTGACCCACCATGGGTAATGTATACAAAAGGGGATAAATCACTTTTGCATACATGTTCTGTAGCCATGGTAGGAACTCGCGTTCCCACCGCTTATGGACGTAGAGCAGCGGAGATACTAACAGAGGGATTATGTAATGCAGGGATTACAGTAGTTAGCGGATTGGCGAGAGGGATTGACAGTATTTGTCACGAAACAGCCCTGCGCCGGGGAGGAAACACGATTGGTGTACTGGGAACAGCGATCGATCAAATTTATCCTCCCCAAAATGCGTCTTTATTTGCAGAGATGGCTAGCAAAGGCTTGATCGTATCGGAATATCCTCCAGGCACGAGGTCACATCCGGGAATGTTTCCACAACGTAATCGGATTATAGCTGGTCTAACGAAGGGAACGCTCGTCGTCGAAGCAGATGCAAGAAGCGGCTCCTTGATTACAGCTGATGCTGCGCTAGAGGCAAATCGAGATGTGTTTGCTGTTCCCGGACCCATTACGTCACCGAAGAGTAGAGGCACGCTGAGCTTGATTAAGCAAGGAGCCAAAACAGTCACTGAAGCTTCGGATATTATTGAAGAGTATGAAGCAGATTTGCGTACAAGGGAGGTTTCTTCATACAATAGAGAGCAGAGTCTTAATCTGAAGCAGGTCTCCAAAGTGCCAGAAAGTGAGACTTCTGAGGAAAACCGTGTCATACTGTTGCTCGAACAGGGAACCATGACACTGGATGAACTGCTTGATGCTACGGCATGGGATTTTGGACTTTTACACGCAGTTCTGTTATCGTTAATCATAAAAAAAAGGATCGCCCAGCTAGCGGGCACAAAATACAAGCTTATTTAGTAGTTGTTTTTGCAAAGTCCTTAGTTAGTAAATGCACAAATTCAATTTTAAACATCAGGTGGAGGGCAGTATGGTATTCATCCGCGCCGCGGATTCCTACTCCTTCCCCACTTCCTGAAATGTGTTGACATTATGACTCGCAGTAGCGGAGCAGATGGAATGGAATCTTTCTGAACAAGTACAGCGATCTGGAAAAATGACCAAACTGTGAAGCGCTCTCTGCGTCATAACTCACCACATTTCAGGAAGTCTATCATATTCATGTGTGTAATTGAGAGGAGGAAGAGCCTATGGCGGATTCACTCGTCATCGTGGAATCGCCTTCCAAGGCGAAGACGATCGGCAAATACTTAGGCAGCAAATATATCGTCAAGGCTTCCATGGGTCATATCAGGGATTTACCGAAGAGTCAGATCGGCGTAGAGGTCGAAAATGATTTTAATCCCAAATACATTACCATTCGAGGTAAAGGCTCCATTCTAAAAGAATTAAAGGATGCCCGAAAAAAAGTAAAAAAAGTATATCTGGCGGCTGACCCGGATCGCGAAGGTGAGGCTATTGCCTGGCATCTGGCGCATGCGCTGGAACTGGACGATACAGCAGATTGCCGTGTTGTATTTAATGAAATTACGAAGCAGGCTGTCAAAGATGCTTTTAAAACACCCCGTAAAATCAATATGGATTTGGTTAATGCTCAGCAGGCACGACGGATACTGGATCGACTTGTTGGCTACAAAATCAGCCCGTTGCTCTGGAAAAAGGTGAAAAAGGGTCTATCCGCTGGGCGGGTGCAGTCGGTTGCGGTGAAAATTATTTTGGACCGGGAAAACGAGATCAGTGAGTTTGTACCGGAAGAATACTGGACGATTACAGCTAAACTAGCTATTAAGGACAGCACCTTTGAAGCGAAATTTCATAAGCTGCGCGGTGAAAAGAAAGAGCTCTCCAGCGAAGCGGATGTACAAGAAGTGTTGGAAGCTATCGGAAAATCGTCTTACAAGGTGCGCGATGTGAAAGAGAAAGAGCGTTTACGCAATCCTTCTCCTCCATTCACAACAAGTTCCTTGCAGCAGGAGGCGGCTCGGAAGCTCAACTTCCGTGCATCTAAAACGATGTCTGTAGCTCAGCAGCTATATGAGGGTGTGGATTTAGGAAAAGAAGGGACCGTGGGTCTGATTACGTATATGCGTACGGATTCCACACGGATCGCTGCTTCAGCTCAAGAGGAAGCGAAAGAATTAATTATTCAAAAATATGGCGAAGCTTTTGTACCTGAAACTCCTCGTCAATATTCAAAAAAAGCGGCCAACGCCCAGGATGCGCATGAAGCAATTCGCCCAACCTCTGCGTTACGCGATCCGGAAACAGTTAAGCCGTTTATGAGTCGGGATCAGTTCCGTTTGTACAAATTGATATGGGAACGTTTCATGGCCAGCCAGATGGCATCTGCTATTATGGATACTTTGTCCGTAGATATTGAAGCGGGTGAGACGATATTCCGGGCAGCAGGTTCTAAGGTTCGTTTTCCAGGTTTCATGAAAGTGTATGTAGAGGGAAATGACGATGGTAAAACCGAAGAAGATAAACTGCTGCCACCACTTCAACCAGGCGATAAATTAAAAAAAGAAGCAGTTGAGCCGAAGCAGCATTTTACACAACCGCCTCCCCGTTATACGGAAGCGCGACTGGTGAAGACGCTGGAAGAACTGGGTATAGGACGTCCAAGTACGTATGCACCAACGCTGGAAACCATTCAGAAACGTGGGTACGTTGCTATTGAAGAAAAGAAATTTTTCCCTACAGAGCTGGGCGAATTGGTCATCGAACAGATGGAGGAGTTCTTTCCAGAGATACTGAATGTGGAGTTTACAGCTAATATGGAAGGTGATCTTGACCACGTCGAAGAAGGCGAAGGTAATTGGGTCAAGGTGTTGAGTGACTTTTACGAGTCATTCGAGAAGCGACTTGAAGTGGCTGAAGAAGAAATGAAAGAAATTGAAATAAAAGATGAAGTATCCGATGTCATTTGTGATAAGTGTGGCAGCCAAATGGTGTATAAGCTTGGCCGATTTGGTAAATTCCTGGCTTGTTCTGCTTTTCCAGATTGCCGTAACACAAAGCCAATTGTTAAGGATATCGGGATTAATTGTCCTTCATGCGGTGAGGGCCATGTCGTCGAACGACGGAGTAAAAAGGGACGTATCTTCTATGGATGTGACCGCTACCCGGAATGTGATTTTGTTTCCTGGGATAAACCGTCCATTAAGCCTTGCCCAAGTTGCAGTAGCCTAATGGTCGAAAAACGTACAAAACAAGGGACGAAGCTCAACTGTACGGTCTGCGATCACAGCGAAATGCTGGAAGAGAGCGATGAGAGCGTAGAGACTTCTTAAGAACAACAATAGCAGGGGGATTTAAACGTGAGTGAACTACAAAAGGTAACGGTCATCGGAGCAGGTTTGGCGGGCAGCGAAGCTGCCTGGCAAATTGCAAGCCGTGGAGTGCCAGTCAAGTTATATGAAATGCGGCCGGTTGTAAAAACACCAGCACATCATACAGATAAATTTGCCGAACTGGTATGCAGTAATTCCTTGCGGGCAAACGGCCTAACGAATGCAGTAGGTGTACTGAAGGAAGAGATGAGAATACTAAACTCCTTGATTCTGAGTGCAGCAGATCGTCATGCTGTTCCGGCTGGCGGTGCATTGGCAGTGGATCGTGACGGATTTTCCGGTCATATTACTGAGACGCTTCATCAACATCCTTTGATCGAGGTTGTTAATGAAGAGCTTCAGGAAATCCCACAGGACGGTATTGTGGTCATTGCGACGGGGCCTTTAACTTCTCCGGCTTTGTCGGAACAGATTAAATCACTGATGGGAGAGGAGTATTTCTATTTTTACGATGCGGCAGCCCCGATTGTAGAAAAGGACTCTATCGACATGAGCAAGGTTTATCTGGCTTCCCGTTATGATAAGGGAGAAGCAGCGTACTTGAATTGTCCGATGAACGAAGCGGAATTTGATGCTTTTTATGAGGCTCTGGTTACGGCTGAGGTAGCGCAAGTCAAGGAATTCGAAAAAGAAATTTATTTCGAAGGCTGTATGCCCATCGAAGTGATGATGCAACGTGGGAAACAAACGGCATTGTTCGGACCGATGAAACCCGTGGGTCTCGTAAATCCACATACAGGTGAACTGCCCCACGCAGTTGTTCAGCTTCGCCAGGACAACGCCGCAGGAACGCTGTATAATCTGGTTGGTTTCCAGACTCACCTCAAATGGGGGGAGCAAAAGCGTGTGTTTTCAATGATTCCGGGTCTTGAAGAGGCAGAGTTTGTACGTTACGGTGTGATGCATCGCAATACCTTTATTAATTCTCCGCAGCAACTTCATCCAACTTATCAGTTTAAGGGAAGAAGTAATCTATTCTTCGCCGGACAAATGACCGGTGTAGAGGGATATGTGGAGTCAGCGGCTTCTGGTCTGCTGGCCGGGATGAATGCGGCACGAGCAGCGCGTGGACAGGAAATGTTTGTATTTCCTGCGGAAACGACATTAGGTAGCATGGCACGGTATATTACGACCGCTGATTTTAAGCATTTTCAACCGATGAATGCAAACTTTGGTTTGCTTCCAAAGTTGGAGAAACGGATTCGTAACAAAAAGGAAAAAAATGAAGCTCTCGCTAATCGCGCGTTGGAAAGTTTGCGGGGTTATATCAACGAAACGGGAGTTATGTCAGCTGAAGTACAGGCATAAGGATGAAGGAAAAGGAGGAGCGCGTTATGGATATGTCCTTTCATGCTACCACCATCTGCGCTGTACGCCACAATGGCAAGGGAGCTATTGCGGGTGATGGACAGGTAACGTTCGGCAACAGTGTTGTCATGAAGCAGACGGCTAAAAAAGTGCGCAGATTGTATCGAGGTCAGGTCGTTGCAGGATTTGCCGGTTCAGTGGCCGATGCTATCACGTTATTTGAAAAGTTTGAAAATAAGCTGGAGGAACACCACGGAAATCTTCAAAGAGCAGCCGTGGAACTTGCCAAGGACTGGCGTCAGGATCGTATCCTGCGCAAGCTGGAAGCGCTCATGATTGTGATGGACTCATCCGGAATGTTGCTCATTTCTGGAGGCGGCGAAATTATAGAGCCGGATGATGATGTGCTTGCGATTGGCTCAGGTGGTAATTTTGCATTGGCGGCTGCCCGTGCTTTCAAACGCCATGGCTCTGGCATGGAAGCAAAGGACATGGCACGGGAAGCGCTAGAGGTTGCTTCGGAAATATGTGTGTATACAAACAATCAGATTATCGTAGAAGAACTGTAAATCGGCTCTGAGTATTCAAGGGTGGAGGAGTGCAAAATGAATAATCAATCGTTGACGCCCAGACAAGTGGTATCCGAGCTGGATAAGTATATTGTCGGACAAAAGGAAGCTAAAAAATCTGTTGCTGTTGCCTTGCGCAACCGTTATCGGCGTAGTAAGCTGCCGGATGATATCCGGGATGAAATTGTGCCTAAAAATATTTTGATGATCGGACCGACAGGTGTGGGTAAAACTGAAATTGCACGTAGACTTGCACGGCTCGTGGGAGCTCCTTTTGTCAAGGTAGAGGCGACCAAATTTACAGAAGTGGGTTACGTCGGTCGTGATGTGGAATCCATGGTGCGTGATCTGATGGAAACCTCTATTCGCATCGTTAAGACGGAACGAACAGAGAATGTGAAGGACAAAGCGGAAGACATGGCAAATGAACGGATTGTCAGCATCCTTGTACCTGCAGAAAAGTCAAACAAATCGCAACGTAATCCTTTTGAAATGCTGTTTGGCAATAACACGGGAACTTCAGTAGAAGAAGAACCGCCACAACAGGATGGATCTTTGGCAGAAAAGCGCCGTAAGGTTAAATTCGATCTATTGTCTGGTAAGCTTGAGGATGATGTCATAGAGATTGATGTGGAGGATACTGCCCCCAATATGCTCGATATGTTTGCTGGGCAAGGGAATGAACAAATGGGTATGAATATGCAGGAGATGTTCGGAAGTTTTCTGCCCAAGCGGACGAAAAAGCGCAAGCTACCAGTCAAGGAAGCTCGCAAGGTGTTGATTCAAGATGAGGCCGCCAAATTGATCGATATGGATGATGTGATTCAGGAGTCTGTGAAGCGTGCTGAGCAATCCGGTATTATTTTTATTGATGAAATAGATAAGATTGCCAGCCAGGGTAAGGGTAGCGGCCCCGATGTGTCGAGAGAAGGCGTCCAGCGCGATATTTTACCTATTGTCGAGGGATCTACCATCATGACCAAATACGGTCCGGTAAGAACAGATTACATTCTGTTTATTGCTGCAGGAGCTTTTCATGTTGCAAAACCATCTGACCTGATCCCTGAGCTTCAGGGTCGTTTTCCAATCCGTGTGGAATTAAGTAGCCTGACTTTGGATGAGTTTGTGTCGATACTGACGGAGCCTAAAAATGCGCTGACCAAGCAATACACTGATCTACTCCGTACTGAGGAGATTGAAGTCGAATTTTCTGCGGAAGCGATCCGTGAGATTGCCAGCATTGCTGAGTCTGTAAATCGCAACACCGAAAATATTGGTGCACGTCGTTTGCATACCATTCTAGAAAAGCTGCTGGAGGATCTGTCGTTTGAAGCACCAGAGCTTACATTGGATCGTATGATCATTACCCCGGAATATGTACGTGAGAAGCTGGGAGATATTGCCCAAAACAGGGACCTTAGTCAGTATATTTTATGAATAGGGTTTCTAAAAATAGGGTGTGAGGTCCAGAATAACACTATCTTGCACCGTCGTTTAGACCTAGATAATGGTCAAGTTGATGATTTTTCTGTCTATTCCAAAAGTAGGACGTATAATCTTTTACAGGTGTAAAGTGCTAAGAAAACATTCATTTTCTTGAAATAAACCTGAAAAATTTAACATTTTATGCATCTAAAGCCCTCTTTTTTAAAAAAGATAGGGCTTTTTTCTTATTGTAATTAGGTCCCAACTCTACGAAACTTAGAATATATGACAGAAAGTTATTATTTTCTACTTAAGACCTAAAAGAAATGTATAATTATGAAATTTTATTGTCGAAAAAAAGTGAAAAATCTTGTTTTATTGAATCTTACTTTGGAGTAGACGCTGGGAGGGAGGAGCTAAATGAATCTGCTGGGTGATATGAGCTTTCAAAAGCTTCAGGCAGGTGTACAGGCGGCAAATACGAGACAACGTGTGATGGCCGACAATATATCCAATGCGGATACCCCGTATTTTAAGCGTTCGGAGGTTTCATTTGAAGAACTGCTTCAGCAGCAAATGGACGGTGATGTCACACCACTACGTGGAAAAGTAACCAATTCAAGACATTTTCAAATAGGACCTGTGAACTCCATTCCAGATGCCACGGTCACCAAAGATGGGTACTCAGTCATGAATAACAATATGAACAACGTAGATATCGACAGAGAAATGAGTCTTATGGCTGAAAATCAACTAAGATATAATACCTACATCCAAGAAATTAATGAGCGCATCAAGATGATGAGAACAGCGGTAGAAGGGAGATAGGACTAGGTGAAGATTAACAACGGCTTTGATATTAGTGCATCTGCTCTTACGGCCCAACGGTTGCGGATGGACGTTATATCTAGCAACATTGCCAACGCAGAGACAACTCGGGCGAAAGTAGAGAATGGACAAGCAGTTCCATATCGGAGAAAAACGGTTGTTTTGGAGCCGAACCAATCTGGCTTTGCCGATGTTTTGAAGGCTCAAATGGAAGGAAGTAGCACAAGCGCTGCTGGCGTTAAGGTTTCGCAAATTCAGGAAGATCAGTCACCTTTAAAGCCTGTGTACAATCCGGGTCACCCGGACGCTGATAAAGATGGCTATGTATATATGCCTAATGTAGACATTATGAAAGAAATGGTCGACATGATTTCCGCAACACGCTCATACGAAGCCAATGTAACAGCTCTGAATGCATCAAAGGCTATGGTTTCCAAAGCGCTTGAAATCGGTCGCTAAGTTCTAGGACTACTAACTACTTAATAGGGAGAGTAAAACATGATTCAGAACGCCATGTTTAATGTACAGACACCGGCAATACAGCAGATTCAATCGCCTAACAATGAGTTGACGAAAGCGACGCCTTCCGAATCCTTGAAGGATTTTGGTTCCTTCCTAAAGGATGCTCTCAATGAAGTAGGGCAGCAGGAAGCCGCTACGCACCAGATGTCCGACCAATTCATGGCAGGCAAAGTTGATGTAGATCAGGTCATGATCA
This window contains:
- the hslV gene encoding ATP-dependent protease subunit HslV; the encoded protein is MDMSFHATTICAVRHNGKGAIAGDGQVTFGNSVVMKQTAKKVRRLYRGQVVAGFAGSVADAITLFEKFENKLEEHHGNLQRAAVELAKDWRQDRILRKLEALMIVMDSSGMLLISGGGEIIEPDDDVLAIGSGGNFALAAARAFKRHGSGMEAKDMAREALEVASEICVYTNNQIIVEEL
- the flgC gene encoding flagellar basal body rod protein FlgC is translated as MKINNGFDISASALTAQRLRMDVISSNIANAETTRAKVENGQAVPYRRKTVVLEPNQSGFADVLKAQMEGSSTSAAGVKVSQIQEDQSPLKPVYNPGHPDADKDGYVYMPNVDIMKEMVDMISATRSYEANVTALNASKAMVSKALEIGR
- the fliE gene encoding flagellar hook-basal body complex protein FliE gives rise to the protein MIQNAMFNVQTPAIQQIQSPNNELTKATPSESLKDFGSFLKDALNEVGQQEAATHQMSDQFMAGKVDVDQVMITSQQALLSLQLTTQVRNKAIEAYQEIMRTQM
- the hslU gene encoding ATP-dependent protease ATPase subunit HslU, whose amino-acid sequence is MNNQSLTPRQVVSELDKYIVGQKEAKKSVAVALRNRYRRSKLPDDIRDEIVPKNILMIGPTGVGKTEIARRLARLVGAPFVKVEATKFTEVGYVGRDVESMVRDLMETSIRIVKTERTENVKDKAEDMANERIVSILVPAEKSNKSQRNPFEMLFGNNTGTSVEEEPPQQDGSLAEKRRKVKFDLLSGKLEDDVIEIDVEDTAPNMLDMFAGQGNEQMGMNMQEMFGSFLPKRTKKRKLPVKEARKVLIQDEAAKLIDMDDVIQESVKRAEQSGIIFIDEIDKIASQGKGSGPDVSREGVQRDILPIVEGSTIMTKYGPVRTDYILFIAAGAFHVAKPSDLIPELQGRFPIRVELSSLTLDEFVSILTEPKNALTKQYTDLLRTEEIEVEFSAEAIREIASIAESVNRNTENIGARRLHTILEKLLEDLSFEAPELTLDRMIITPEYVREKLGDIAQNRDLSQYIL
- the flgB gene encoding flagellar basal body rod protein FlgB, encoding MNLLGDMSFQKLQAGVQAANTRQRVMADNISNADTPYFKRSEVSFEELLQQQMDGDVTPLRGKVTNSRHFQIGPVNSIPDATVTKDGYSVMNNNMNNVDIDREMSLMAENQLRYNTYIQEINERIKMMRTAVEGR